Below is a window of Bacteroidota bacterium DNA.
AAGTCCAGCAGGTTCGCCAGGTTATTACAGACATGACGGGCAACAGCAATTTCACAACGCCGAATCCTTCACTGGCAACCGTGACTGCCGCTGCAAACGATCTTGAAACGGCGTTCAACGCTGCGCAAATTGCCCGTGATGCAGCGAAAACAAAAACCGTGATCCAGAATGATAAAGAAGAACATCTCGATCTTCTTTTTTCGCAGTTGGGTGGTTACGTTCAAACCATGAGCAACGGAAATACAACCATCATCAACAGCGCAGGGTTCGACATCGCCATCACCCACGCACACATTGGTGAAATGCCTAAACCGCAAAATGTAAATGCCACCACCGGCGACAATCCCGGCGAAGTGGATTTGCATTGGGATCGCATTGCAGGTTGCAAAATTTATGAAATGGAATACACTTCCGATCCTGCAGGCCTCACCGGTTGGCTCCGCGCTGGCACCACTACGAAATCATCGTTCGCCGTGCAGAACCTGAACAGCGGAACAAAATTTCTTTTCCGCATCGCTGCTGTCGGCACAAAAGGACAAGGCCCGTGGAGCGACAGCGTAACGAAGATCGCTCCGTAAATTTCAATGGGTAGAAAAGGGAAAGCTGCTTCAGCAATGAGGCAGCTTTTTTATTTAATTTAAAATCATGAACCATAAATCAAACATAGCCCACCGATTAATCGGTGGGCTATGTCAGTCACTCCCCTTCTCTGTTCTGAATTCAGTTTTTATTGAACGTCAACTTTGAAAACTGCACTTCCGCTCGTTCCGGAAATTTTAAGCATGTAAAGTCCGGTTGCGAATCCTTCCACGTTCACAGGAATGATCATTCCTGATTTTGCATTCACCGTTTTCCTCATGATCAATGATCCCTGCATATCGAACAACTGCAACGTCATTTCTCCTCCTGAAATTCCTTTGAACTCCACATTGAATTTTCCATTCGCGGGATTCGGATAGACAGAAATATTTTCTGCAAATGGAATATTCTCCACTCCATCTACAATAATAATCTGGGTGGTGGTATCTGTTCCGCATCCGTTCGTAACGATGAGTGTTACCGTGTAGGTTCCCTGTGCGGCATAAACGTGCGTCGGACTTTGTGAAGTGGATGTTTGCGTATCACCGAAATCCCATGACCATGATGTTGCATTTGTTGACGCGTCAGTGAATGTAAGCGTCATCAATCCTGTTGCAGCATAAGTGAATGATGCTGTAGGCGGGCCTGCATTCACAGTTACAGCATAAGTTGCAGTAGAAATCGATCCGCATCCATCCGTTACCGTTACGGAATAAGTTGTGGTGGCTGCAGGAATTGCCCACACCGAATCATTTGTACCAAGTCCACTGCTCCACAGGAAAGAAAAATTTCCATCTCCGCCACTGACTGTTGCGACCAATAAAGTAGAATCTCCGGCACAAATAGAATTTATTCCTGAGATCATTGCATTCATTGGTGATGGCATATTTACATTGGCGCTGAATGTTGCTGTGCATCCTGCAAGTGTGTCTGTCACCGTCACAAAATATTGTGTGTTCACAGTTGGTGCAACAAATGCTGTATCACCTGTCGCTGTAAATCCTACCGGCACAGAGGTCCACGCGTACGTGTAAGGCCCCGGAGTTTGAATCTGCCAATCATAGAAATAATAATAAAATGCATTTCCGGCTGTGCTGGTGGTGATGGAGATGACGCCGGGAAGTGTGTAAGGATAATTTACACCGACATTATTTCTCCAGCACATGACCGACGCAACATTGTGTACGAGTTGCATTCCCGTTGCAGGCGTGAGTGCAAAATTCAAAGGAACATACGTGCGTTGATTCACATCAGCAGCAGTTGCAACAAACGTGACGGTGTTGAGAACAGCATTTGTATTGTCTTCGAGATCAATGATCACATTTCCTGCAGCGCCCGGATAAATATAAACTCCGGCAAGAGTGCAATTAGAAAACACATCGAAAATTAAATTGTTGACGGAAGCAGATTGATTTCCTCCGGCGGAATTATCAAACAATCCGACACTTTGCATCGGAAGATTTACAACGAGCGTATCGGGATTTCCGGAACAGATCACAGAATCAGAAACTGAAATTGAAAAAATTCCCATCGTATTCACTGTGACCATCACGCTGTCGGTAGCGCGACAACCTGTTCCTGCATCGAGCGCATTCACCGTGTAAGTAGTCGTGATCGTTGGTGTTGCCATTACACTTGTTCCAACAGAAGTGTTCAGCGTTGCGCCCGGCGACCAGGTGTATCCGTAATTCAGATCGGCGCTGCTCACGGTAAGATTTGTACTATCGCCATTGCAGAGAATTGCTGAAGTAGGAGAAACAGAAATTGCGACAGGTGTTGTTACAACGACTGTGAGTGGAGAACGCGGGCTTTCGCAACCATAATTAATCTGCCAGTCGTAAAAGAAATAATAAAATCCTCCACCCGCTGTGCTTGTGGTGATGGAAAGAATTCCAGGCAAGGTGTAAGGATAAGTTACGCCCACATTATTTCTCCAGCAATTCACCGAAGCAAAATTCCGAACGAGTTGCATTCCTGTTGCAGGAGTTAAACTGAAATTAAGCGGAACATAAGTCCGTTGACCAACATCAGCTGCAGTTGCAACAAAAGTTACTGTGTTGAGAATAGCATTTGTATTATCCTCAAGATCGATAATCACATTTCCGGCAGTAGCAGGATAAACATAAACGCCGGCGAGTGTGCAATTGGAAAGCACATCGAAGATCAGGTTGTTTGCAGAACCTGACATGGCTCCTCCTGCAGAATTATCATACAGGCCAACTCCATCGGTGATGCTTCCATTCGTGTTCGAAACATAAAATGTAGTTGTCGCTCCAACATTCGGAGAATAATTAGGACCCGTTGCAAGTGCAGTACCTCCACTTGCGGCAGCGTACCAATAGATCGTTCCACTTCCGCTCGCAGTGAGATTCACAACGCCCGGGCCGCAAACTGTATCATCAACAACAGTTGGTGATGTGACCGGAAAATAATTTACCGTGTCGACATTCGAAAGAAGAGAGCCACAGAATGAAACTTCGTAAAGTGTATTTGCTCCCGGAGTAGCGACATAAGAATTAGTTGTTGAACCCGGACCTGTTTCATTGCTCCATGTAATTCCACCATCGATTGAACTCATCCACTGAATTGTTCCTCCTGCAGAATAACCGGAGAGCGTTAATGTTGTAGAAGAACCTGCACACACTGAAGCAGGATTCGCCATCGCATTTCCTGCCATGTAACCGATATTCACAGTTACCATTGCATCGTTCGCCGGATTTCCATCGCCTGCAAGTGTAGTGTAAGAATCAAAAACATAATTTCCATTCGTCGTCATGTTGAAAGTTCCAACAGGAACAACAAGTGAAGATCCGGATGGAAGAGGATTATTTGCATTCAATGAATTATCGACAATGGTGTAGGTCAATGTCTGCGTAACTGCGCCGGAAATATTCACTGTCACCGTCACAGGATTCACAGAAAAATCAAGTGCAACTGCAGCAAAATTTTTCAGCGTTACTGTAACTTGTTCGGTGGAAGAATGACAACCACCGTTCAGAGGCGCAACGAGCAAAGTAATTCCTGCATCAAGAAGCAGTGGCGCAAATTCATCAGCGCCGATATCAGGAGTTGCAGAACGCGATTGATTGTCGATGTCGGTAGTCACCCATGTAATTCCAGTCATATTTCCTGTGTTATTCAAACCCACTGCAGTAACGTGAAGATCATTCGGTGAATTGAAACCAGGATCTATTGCAATTGAATTTGCATCCTGCGTCATTCCTGTTTGCCAGTTGGCAAGCGTTGCATAAGTCGTGGTCTGGCCAATTCCGGTATAACCATTCGCAGCATTATTTATGTAGAGATCATTGTAATTGGAAATAGATCCCGCGTTGCCAATTGCAGTTGTCGTAGGCGTTGCCATTGCAAAGTGAACAGCAACTCCTGTTTGCGTTCCTGTAAAATTTGCCAGCACATTATTTCTGGTATTGATGACCGGCCCGTTTGTTGCGCCACTTTCAAAACAGGTTCCGGAAATATTCGGTGATGACGAATTATCCATGCGCACGTTATTGAAATCAACATTTATCGTGCTGGTATTATTTCCACCACCTATAGACTGCACATAAATTCCGCGTACCGCGCGCGTAGCAGATGCAGCGCCTGTGTACGCGGTACCGACTGCGTAAACAAAATTGTTGAATACATTCACATTGTTGGCTCCGGCATTGGCGAGATTGGTACGAATGCCCGTCACATTCGCGGTAGAAAGTGTTCCGGTGTAATTGATATCGTGAACTTTGTTCATGAAAATATTATTGTTGCCCACTCCTGCATCGATCACAATTCCTTCTACAGTAGAAAATCCGGCATGAGAAACATTTCTCACTTCATTATTGTAAATGGAAACACCGCTTTGATTGTTTGCACGGATCCCGTAGCTCGCCGTTCCTCCTGTACCCGCACCGATGTCATTCGGAGTAGCTGCGCCAATGCTGTTGAATAGTGTTGGTGAAGAATTTCCGATCACACAATTCTGATCGGGAAATGCAGCATTTCCATTGAGATAAATTCCGGTGTAAACATTTGAAATATTCAGGTTGAGATAAATATTATTCGAATTAGCACCTGTTGCATTAGTCGGGACCGTGATCGCCTGCTGACTGATCCCGTAACAACCTACATTCGCACGGTTGAGTGTAACTGATATTCCCTGGAAATTATTATTCTGTGATCCTACTATTGCTGATGAATTGATCACTTGTAATCCACGATCAACAACTCCCGTAGAACTGCACGTGAGATTTAAATTCTGCAGCGTAACATGGTTCGCGCCCACGAGTGCGAGTATCGGTTCATTTGCGTTGCTGATCACATTATTTGCAGCAGCATTTCCGCAATTTCCATTGAGTGTTCCTTCCGATGAAATTGTTGAAGTTCCGGAAGCAGGCATCACAGTAATTGTATTTGCTGCAGAAGAACCGATGACAGGACCGAGCAGCATCGGGAAAAAATTATCTCCGTTGGCAGGAGTCACATCATAATTTGCATCAATGAGGGAAAGAATAACAGGTCCTGAAATTCCGCGGTGATTAATATCGGCGATCGCTTCACTGAGACTGAAATAATTTCCTGTGAGCCCCACCGTGTAAGTTCCTCCGGCAAGAACAGTTGGAACACCGGGTGTAAAACGAAAATTATGTGCAGGCCATTCATTAGCGGCATTGAGCATTCCATTGCTGGTAAAAGCAGATCCTGTTACGGCATCAAGATAATTTCCCGGGCCGCCTGCTCCTTCAATTCCTATAGAAGCAGATTCATTCGCTGCAGCAACACCGGGAACAAAAGCGCCATAACTGAATTCGATCACATTCGAAGTTTCATAAAGTGTTATTTGGAAATTCAAACGTTGAGTTGCTGTATTGAAATAGGAATAAGAATTTGTCCATTGAATGGTAAATGTCTGGCTGCCGGGAACGCCCTGCAACTGGTAAAGAATAGAATCGGACCAGATATTATCCCACCACGGTGCGAGAGAATTATTCGGCGCAGTGGCAACATATAAATTATTATTCGTTCCGGAGATGGACATGACCGGATCGAAAGAAGCAACACCGTTCGTATTCACGCCGATCGTTGTATAGTTTGTGCCGAGATAATTGAATGTAAATCCAATTGGTATGGCACTCTGCGCAACATCATCGCCGGTGGCTGTGGATAAAGTAGCAGCAGGCAAACTGATGGGAACATACGGTGCGTTGAAAGTGCTTCTTGTCATTGGCAATTGAGCAATGCCCATTTTGCAGAGAAGAAAAAAACAGGAAACGGCGATGAACTTTTTCATTGGAGGATTTTTTAAAGGAGAGTAAATATAGGACGAAGGAGAATAACATTCACGCCATGTTTATAATTGTGGGAGCGAATTTTTATATCAATAAAAGAGGGGCGGAATTGGATAAATCTACATAACTCTCAAATTCCTATTTCCGAATTTACACCAGGTTCTCAATCCACATACGTTGCATTTCGGATTTCTTGCAATGCAAACATAGCGCCCGTGAAGAATGAGCCAGTGATGAGCGATCGCGATCTTTTCACGCGGAATGAATTTCACTAATTGCATTTCTGTTTGCAGCGGATTTTTTGCGTTCGTGCTCAGGCCTATGCGTGCGCTCACACGGAACACATGCGTATCTACAGCAAGCGCAGGTTTATCATAAACAACAGAAGCAATAACATTTGCTGTTTTTCTTCCGACACCTGGAAGTTTTATAAGATCCTCCAATGTAGAAGGAACAATTCCGCTGAAATCTTTCAATAATGTTTGTGCCATTCCTACCAGGTGCTTTGCTTTATTGTTCGGGTAAGAAATACTTTTTATGTAAGTGAATACTTCAGCGGCTGAACTTGCTGCAAGCGTTTCTACATCCGGAAATCTTCTGAAGAGCGCAGGTGTTACCATATTCACACGCTTGTCCGTGCATTGCGCCGAAAGAATTACTGCAACCAGAAGTTGAAAAGGATCTTTGTAATGTAATTCCGTTTGCGCAACCGGCATATTTGTTTCGAACCAACGGATCACATGTTCGAATCTTTCTTTTTTATTCATAAAAAAATGATGAGGACGTTGCAAAAAAAAACCCTGCAATTTTCAGCAGGGTTTTTTTTCAGGTTTGAATGCTTAATTCAATTTCGTGCCGTTGGAATAATTCTCAGTTGCAAAAACATTTCCAGCAGAATCATAGAATGTCCACGTTCCGTTCTTTTCTCCATTTGCATTGTAAGAGCCGGTATAGTTGAGTTGGCCATTGTCGTGCCATCCTTTCCATGCGCCGGTTCTCACCTGGGATGCGTTGATCATTCCTTCTTCCGCTTTTTGTCCATTCGGATGATAATAAACTGCGGCGCCGCTTGCTTTGTCTACTTCGCTTGCAAGTTGACCGCTTGGATGCCAGGTTTTCCAATCACCAATGGCGGTTCCATTATTATCATAATGTTCTTCGGCGGAAAGTTGTCCGTTATCGAACCAATATTTCCATACGCCGATTTTGTAAACAGAAGCCATTTTATTTGCAACGACTTCTTTGCTGTCATTGGGAAGAATTCCGGGATCGGCATTGTATTGCCCTTCCTCGATTTTATTTCCATTGGGGCCTACAGCGACATGACTGTATTGTGCGAACGACCATAACGTTGCGCTCATAAAGATGGCCAGAGTAATTAGTTTTTTCATTTTCATTGTTTGCCTAATGAAGTTTAACAAACTTAGTTAATTGAAAGCAGAAAAGCAAAAATCAGCCCAAGTGAGGGTTTTAACAAAACGGATCACTTGATGAGCGATACGTGTCCTATGTACTTGTGTTTCTTATTCCAAACATCGGTGAGCTGAACTTTCCATACATATACATCTTCCTGGCATATAGTTCCACTCTTACCCTGCACTGTTCCATCCCATGCCTGGTTCATATCATTCGTCTGGAAAATAAGATTTCCCCAGCGGTCAAAGATCCAGATGTTGTAAGAGGTAATTCCGATTCCTGTTCCGTAGAATCCATCATTTATTCCGTCACCATTCGGTGTAAATGCATTTGGAATATAGAAAGTGAATTCCGGTTCTACAATCACTTCAAGTGACGTATCATCCGTACAGCCAAATTGATTATTCACCACCAGCGTTACTGTATAATTGCTTCCGTATTCCTGCGAATATTCGTAGCTCGGATTCTGCATGCTTGAAGTATCCGATAACGTAGTTCCGTCACCAAAATTCCATGACCATGCAACAGGATTACCTTGCGAGAGATCGGTGAAATTGATATTGGTATTAGTGACAGTTGTTGATGGAGGAGTAGCTGAAAAACTTGCAACAGGAACCGGATGCACTGTAATGTAATTCGGAATGTTCAACGTAGTTGCGCATCCACCATTAGACGTTGCAGTAAGTGTAACCGGATAAGTTCCGGGAGTGATGTAACAATGAGAAGGATTTTGTGTGAAACTATTCGGCGATCCATCTCCGAAATCCCACGTCCAACCAGTAATACTTCCTGAAGCAATCGTGGTCTGATCGAGGAAATTCACACAATGAACCGGGCATCCCTGCAAAGAATCTCCAATGAACTGAACATTCGGAATTGAAGCAGTAACAACAGGAAGAACAATGGTATCAATACATCCTGCAGTGTTGGTTACGATCAATGTCACCTGATAAGTTGTATCATTAGTATAAGTGTGAACAGGATTCTGCGTATTTCCCAATGGAGATCCATCGCCGAAATCCCACGACCAGTTTGTGATCGTTCCGGAATTTGGAATGGAAAGATCAGTGAGATTAGTCGGAGAATTTGCACAGACAACAACAGAACTGAAATTCGCTGTCGGCTGTGGATTCACAGTCACATTCTGATTTGTTGTAGTCTGACAACCATTGTTAGAAGTACAGGTGAGCGTCACCACATAAGAACCAGCAGTAGTATAGGCATAACTTGGATTCTGGAGATTGGAGGTATCGCTTGTA
It encodes the following:
- a CDS encoding fibronectin type III domain-containing protein, translating into MTKLKVGLRGLTVPEKVQQVRQVITDMTGNSNFTTPNPSLATVTAAANDLETAFNAAQIARDAAKTKTVIQNDKEEHLDLLFSQLGGYVQTMSNGNTTIINSAGFDIAITHAHIGEMPKPQNVNATTGDNPGEVDLHWDRIAGCKIYEMEYTSDPAGLTGWLRAGTTTKSSFAVQNLNSGTKFLFRIAAVGTKGQGPWSDSVTKIAP
- a CDS encoding PKD domain-containing protein, with protein sequence MKKFIAVSCFFLLCKMGIAQLPMTRSTFNAPYVPISLPAATLSTATGDDVAQSAIPIGFTFNYLGTNYTTIGVNTNGVASFDPVMSISGTNNNLYVATAPNNSLAPWWDNIWSDSILYQLQGVPGSQTFTIQWTNSYSYFNTATQRLNFQITLYETSNVIEFSYGAFVPGVAAANESASIGIEGAGGPGNYLDAVTGSAFTSNGMLNAANEWPAHNFRFTPGVPTVLAGGTYTVGLTGNYFSLSEAIADINHRGISGPVILSLIDANYDVTPANGDNFFPMLLGPVIGSSAANTITVMPASGTSTISSEGTLNGNCGNAAANNVISNANEPILALVGANHVTLQNLNLTCSSTGVVDRGLQVINSSAIVGSQNNNFQGISVTLNRANVGCYGISQQAITVPTNATGANSNNIYLNLNISNVYTGIYLNGNAAFPDQNCVIGNSSPTLFNSIGAATPNDIGAGTGGTASYGIRANNQSGVSIYNNEVRNVSHAGFSTVEGIVIDAGVGNNNIFMNKVHDINYTGTLSTANVTGIRTNLANAGANNVNVFNNFVYAVGTAYTGAASATRAVRGIYVQSIGGGNNTSTINVDFNNVRMDNSSSPNISGTCFESGATNGPVINTRNNVLANFTGTQTGVAVHFAMATPTTTAIGNAGSISNYNDLYINNAANGYTGIGQTTTYATLANWQTGMTQDANSIAIDPGFNSPNDLHVTAVGLNNTGNMTGITWVTTDIDNQSRSATPDIGADEFAPLLLDAGITLLVAPLNGGCHSSTEQVTVTLKNFAAVALDFSVNPVTVTVNISGAVTQTLTYTIVDNSLNANNPLPSGSSLVVPVGTFNMTTNGNYVFDSYTTLAGDGNPANDAMVTVNIGYMAGNAMANPASVCAGSSTTLTLSGYSAGGTIQWMSSIDGGITWSNETGPGSTTNSYVATPGANTLYEVSFCGSLLSNVDTVNYFPVTSPTVVDDTVCGPGVVNLTASGSGTIYWYAAASGGTALATGPNYSPNVGATTTFYVSNTNGSITDGVGLYDNSAGGAMSGSANNLIFDVLSNCTLAGVYVYPATAGNVIIDLEDNTNAILNTVTFVATAADVGQRTYVPLNFSLTPATGMQLVRNFASVNCWRNNVGVTYPYTLPGILSITTSTAGGGFYYFFYDWQINYGCESPRSPLTVVVTTPVAISVSPTSAILCNGDSTNLTVSSADLNYGYTWSPGATLNTSVGTSVMATPTITTTYTVNALDAGTGCRATDSVMVTVNTMGIFSISVSDSVICSGNPDTLVVNLPMQSVGLFDNSAGGNQSASVNNLIFDVFSNCTLAGVYIYPGAAGNVIIDLEDNTNAVLNTVTFVATAADVNQRTYVPLNFALTPATGMQLVHNVASVMCWRNNVGVNYPYTLPGVISITTSTAGNAFYYYFYDWQIQTPGPYTYAWTSVPVGFTATGDTAFVAPTVNTQYFVTVTDTLAGCTATFSANVNMPSPMNAMISGINSICAGDSTLLVATVSGGDGNFSFLWSSGLGTNDSVWAIPAATTTYSVTVTDGCGSISTATYAVTVNAGPPTASFTYAATGLMTLTFTDASTNATSWSWDFGDTQTSTSQSPTHVYAAQGTYTVTLIVTNGCGTDTTTQIIIVDGVENIPFAENISVYPNPANGKFNVEFKGISGGEMTLQLFDMQGSLIMRKTVNAKSGMIIPVNVEGFATGLYMLKISGTSGSAVFKVDVQ
- the nth gene encoding endonuclease III, which codes for MNKKERFEHVIRWFETNMPVAQTELHYKDPFQLLVAVILSAQCTDKRVNMVTPALFRRFPDVETLAASSAAEVFTYIKSISYPNNKAKHLVGMAQTLLKDFSGIVPSTLEDLIKLPGVGRKTANVIASVVYDKPALAVDTHVFRVSARIGLSTNAKNPLQTEMQLVKFIPREKIAIAHHWLILHGRYVCIARNPKCNVCGLRTWCKFGNRNLRVM